Within Topomyia yanbarensis strain Yona2022 chromosome 2, ASM3024719v1, whole genome shotgun sequence, the genomic segment GAGATGCCAACATAAAATTCAGTCGTCTTTCTGGTGAACAATTAGCAGCCAATCGCAACTACCCGTGACTCATAAGTATGCAATTCAGTTGTAATGAAGATATTATAATTTAAGATATTGTATTCAAGAAATCATGATATTTACGAGGAGGAAAGTGTCATATATGTATGTAAACCTGTAAAATATTTGTATAACAGTTTCACTATACTGTATTATAACCTTGTATTGAAATAGCATTCCTTGTACACATTACGTTGCATCGGTGATTCTTTTGTAATATCACATCCACATGAAAATCTATCATCACCAGTCCAAGAATGTTAAGAAATCGATTTTCACCTTGATTTAATTTACCATTCAGTCTAAACCTGTGATTCCGTTTGCTATATCAAGAAATTGTCCGCAAATCATTCGGTCTCATTTGGTTCCTCTCTCTTTTTCCCATCCTCAGAAACTCCCTATGCCGTCTTTGTCGCTTCATCTTCTATAGTTTGAAGCGATCTCAAGACGAGTCGGTGAAATACAAGATCATTATATAATTCAATCAGCTCGAGTGCTTCAGAATCAACATCATCCTATAAACTCGACGTGGTGCCGAGCTGCACCAGAGCCCAGCTACTTGGCCGTTTTTACCCTCACTTCCGGAGCTGTATTGACGGCCATTAGAAATTTCGATACTTTTCGCTTTTTTGTCATCGCTGAGCTGAGCTTTGTCTTTTGTATCGCTGCTACTGTCACTGATAATGTCTTCGCCATAGGAGAACTTTATTGCACAAAGTAAAATTCCAACGCTCTAGTCTCGAAATAAATTGTTTCATCTagattcaaaatattttaaaattaaattaatttgaattgtgttctataattttattttttctgctcATAATTGTAGATGATCACAACGTCTGATACAGAATTCCTATTCCGTGGCGCTAGTTTAAACACGAGCAGccttatgtggttttcgtttgaagcgaaactgagtcagttcctaaccccaactgctgtcaaaatgtatgaactgacagcagttggggttagaacctgactcagtttcaggttcaagcgaaatcgccattagtgAATATCGGTACCAATTGCGGTGAGTTGATCGTATACGACAGGGAAGAGGGAAATGTAACATCTGTTCTTCGTGTAAGAAGCGGCTCCACAATGTGTCTTTCCCGGAATGGGCGGCTGAAGAAGTAATGCGGTGTCTATAGCCAAGATCGTTCGTTTTCGAGTGCTCGGTCGATACACAAGTTTTTTTGTTGCCAGTCCGAGCAGTGTATAGtgacaaagaatagtgctaatacgcgttcaaggttatcttgtaCAACCTCCGCCtcgttgaggtttcagtatgtttcccttcttttgtgtttctgtttctcaGTACCGTTAATCGGCcagtgaccagtgaagcagtgttcttctagtaagccgtctggataccgttatatACACAAgttaaggattattttacattttcccgtcttggttctcctactaacgtgcactgggcaataggcccgtgcaaaaatgacttcccctgatggcggttcatctcaagatgagatggacgtcgaaacacaATCGCCttcccggctcaaagtataacATCCAAGCTCGGCTACAAAAGATaaagacaaaaagtgtttgtatctattgcagatttctcgagttctgacagaccggtattcggccgtgatagaaatatcgaaaattcgccctgataagcttcgggtgggggaaaacagtttaaatcaggcaaatgatattgctggctttACTAAGGGGTACAGAGTGTATATTTCAGCTAACAGGTTGAAATCTGCGGGGTTgtctccgattcgagtctgagttgCGAGGACATGCTAAaacatgggactggctgtttcaaagaccccatgcttaagccagtgaagatactggagtgcaaacgcccggtcaaaccattcggaatttgattcggaatcctgaatggagtcattatggataccaaatcaaatgcaacaaccgattatgagtcggaatcggttgttgcatttgatttggaatccataatgactccattcagaaatccgaaccggttccggaatgagtttaactgggcgtttgcattcagcatcagtctctgctgacggcaagaaaacaCCCGTCAATTCAGACGATTattgggtgaccttcgccggctcttctctacccaactacctcctctttgacaaggttcgtctacctgttcgctcCTTTgagccgcgggtcatgaactgtactaattgcaaacaattgtagcaataaggctcgTTGTGGGAAATTCGgagggaatcatgcggatgattcctgtggaagggatAGCGAAAAGTGTCTCAACTGTGGGGAaaacccacatgatcttccggtatgtcccgcgtacaaacagtgcGAGGAGAGTCTCGAGCGTTCTCTTCAGGGACgatctaagcgatcttttgcagaaatgcttaagatagttactgacgaaggcgactgtggtGAACCTCAGGAGGGAAcatctgctgtgcctagaagcaatagaaaaaggaggaacatttcctctcccaagTTTCGTCTAAAATAATCACTTAAGGAAGTACTAGTGCAAAACCTAAGCAAGTCGCttccggtctcagtaacctgagctcagaaaaggagttcccagcacttccaggaacatcgaaaaccccaagtgttcccatatctcaaccagagaaagaaaccagcgcttgcttaataaatttctctgatggaccgtatttttacagcactaaatatttctgaccctcttAAACGCATCTTGATAAActttctccccacagtaaaaacatttttgatgcagttcactgcgaaatagcccttcctttcagcgattgtatccttcaatagataattcatcgaacgaggtcacggatttaatcactgttctacagtggaattgcaaaagcacagagaacagacatccaagatcgaacaaaaatatttacaaaacgtgtgtaaacatttgaatgaatatactataaacactagcgccgccaaaccaacttatcccaactatccgttaaatccattccggaaccggttcgaaatcctgaatggattcagtatggaatcttgctcaaagaaaacaaccgattccgactctatcggttcatgcatttgagctggatttcatactggaagtccgaaaccggttccggactaccctctaagaacggttggtttcaaaatcggccaaagaaggacgttcgttggaccaatttgaacaacgtccaaataaccgttcaacaaacgtccatcgttggacccgtgttgaacgattttgaaacaagtctttggacgtctcagtgggtagtttgactgggtagaggaataactgctgtcaattcagtcaaaCTCAACCGCAAAAAAcatgacagtagcgcacctggtttggatatcccaaccaaagagaatagtgaaagagacgcagagtgaaaagcagtcaaaacggcaacactccctttacgatgatttcaacactagaatttggcaaccgtttccaaaggcagcactttaaacacagagaacagacatataagctggaacaatctttcccgaaaaacctgtgtaaacatttaaatgaaaatacgttgaaaattaccatcgtatacaggttcgcatgcgtgagtcaccattgtatccaagtttgcacacaagtcccgtatagcgattgctggccgattgAAGCGccagccagtggcaagttgctacttgctgttgtcatttcaaagcgacagttttattttttacacaagttgaaaactttacttgtatgtcagttctcagtgctttaaatgactcctattatattttgaaaacaaaccttttgtcgatcgttgaatttgtatatcaaacgatgtgcatttcgaaacaaagagatgaaataattctaaaacttgtttttactaatacatagactctagaatgcaccttacaatcacgattgcactaaattctgacgaaaattcaaatttttttttgatagatttacaatacttatctcctccaactcaggcatgagtaccCAGCAAACCAGTAAGCACTAAAGTAAGCAGCATATTGACTATATAAGAGCTGTCCGATGTTTATAAGCTTTATATGGGCTTTACAAATGTTTATAAGCTGCATAGCAGCTTTACACATGTTTATAAGTTTTATACAAGCTTTTCGAATGTTTATAAGCATTACAAGCATTAAGCATTAAAATAGACCGTATATGGGTATATGAAGCTATACTTTAGAGCCTAAAAACCCTGTAGTTGTAAGCCGTAAGCGGTAGTCAGTGATGCCTTTATAATGCCGTTTATGCTTGACATTTCTATTAAACTAAAGCAATGAagtccaaatcaaaacaaatatgatatGGTGCACTTTGTAAGCTCAAGAAAAAGCTTGTCGGCTTCGGAGATTTGGCACAAACAAATTAAAGTTAACTAAATCTTTGAGCCATAAAATGATACGAAACTGCGATGAATTACTTTTAAGTTTAGTGTAGGAAGGGaagtaatttcaaaaataaaatattcccaAAACCATGCTTCTGTTCGTCGGTGAGTGAAATCAACTTCCAATCGAACCAAAAACCGTTCGATTAAAGAACGGCAAATATCATTTACATGACCAAATGCTCAAATGGATCAAACAGCAAGCGCACTGGAACAACTTATCCCCCATATCTTCCAGAAGCAGAAGTTCGAGCCTGGATCAAACGCTGTATAGAAAAAAGTCAAACACATGTGGCAGATAGACCATGAAAGATAGAAAGAGAGAAAAACAGTCTTTCCTCcattttcgttttgtttttttttccaaccaGTGGGTTCTACCCATTACACAAATTGTTTTGACATTCCTCCATAGGCGCGGTGGAAAAGTGGGAGTAGGCTGCATATCAGCCAAATATTTCGCCAAAAGTGGCTTTTGAACAGCACTCATGTACAATATGATGCCTATAAGCTCAGTTACCCTTGTTCTATACGCGACTATAGAACCGAATTGATGCCATTTTTACGGCttagtggttacttgggtgGAATACCTATCTAACTATCTTTGATTCGAAAGTTTTTTGGCATAGAGCTAAAACATTGTAAAGAGACTTTTTTCGAGGTGCGTCCGGTTCTTACATTCGATGGTCACCTATTTCTCATACATGCCATTGTTACCCTAAATATAGTGTTCTGAACAGAAGCTCCCCCTGTTGgctagcgtcaactgatttcataaATATACAGTAAAAGATTTGTGACTGATGTTTACATGAAGTGAACGACAGTCAAATATGAATGAAGTAGAGGGTAGGTGTGCCACACATTATTGAAGGTTTAATTGAAGGTCGAAATGAAAAGGAAAGCCAAAGTAAACcccaaaggggcgcaaaactgaccctctgccaagggcgccagaagaccacgctacagCTCTGCTCACACACTCATCATTTTGAATAGCTGCGCTGCGGCTTCCGGGCGCACAAGGAACACCAGGCATATCATTAAAGCAAGAATCCAGGTCATTTGTATTTGCTTTACACCAAAAATTCAACAAAAGAAACAATTCAACATTATTCGTTTCCGGGAAGAAAATAGATGTTTAGTACCGTACAACCGGGTTGTCTCAACAACCAATTTCTGCAACCTGCATGGCTTTATGGCATACTTATGATCGTAAATCTGGCTAAAAATCTGCGCTATTTTGAACCTTTTTTAGAAGCAGCAGAATTTTTGTTTCGACAGTTTGAGGAGATTTTTTCCGTGATCAAAATCCGGCTCAAATTCCTGTGCTGAAACCCGCGGTCAAAATCCCGAAGTGTGCAGCATGCTTTATCGGTGAGTTTCGGTCAATTCGCACCGTCACTTTTACCATGTTACCTTATTGGAGTCACTTTCCATATTCCCGTAGTTCGCCGTAGATTAAAGACCAAGTGAACAAACTTACCTATCGTGcagttttatgaaattttcgaaatattaaaaaataacaaaGCATTTATGGCATACAACAACCGCCAGTTTATTGTACTTTTCAAAACTCGAGAATATTCACAATTTAATTGATGTTTTCTTTCAGTGGATTTTACTTGCAATTTTTATTGTGGTATTTCTTTTCGGTTCCTTGTACCTCACATTTTAATTTCTATTATTATAATAGCATTTGTTTTACCAGGATTATAGGCATAATCGCTGAGATTAGTGTTTGTTGTTCGTACaatgaaacttgaaactttgCATGATTGGattgatagaataattttgttaCATTGACAAAGTGTAAGTGTAATATATATCAACAATTAAGACCTCAACATAAAAAGCAAAACTTTAATAGCATGATTCTTCAAAAACTGGTTGTCACAATATTAAAAATATAGGTTCTCTATGTCTCATTGTTTgccaaaaaaatgttaaaacgaAACATGAGCAATaatatgaaatatgaggtgTTAATAAAAAGAACTGATTcacaaacaaattaaaaaactttAGAAACTTaatttacaattgaaatttaaccTTACCAGTTACTAGAAAATATCCTCTTCCTGGGGAGGCTTTCAAAGGTGCGCATGCAGGGAACTCGAAAGTAAAATTTGTATCCACGATGGGGCATCATATCCGACGTATCGGTTGTCAATAATTTCAAACTCTATCTCTTACTTGCTAAGTTGACCACGGCCAGCACTGCGAACTGCTCCCAGTTCGGGAAAATCGCTAGACGAAAATCCTCTGCCAGTGCCGCCGGGTGGTGAGCGCGACGACGAGGGTGCCGCGTACAGTGAACCACGTCCATAGCCTCCCACGACTCGGTGCGGTTCAATCGATCGCGACGACGTCGAACGTTCCGAATCCTCTAGATCCGAACTGGACGAATGGCGTTCGCGTTTTACGCGCGAACTGTTGTCAGCGCTACTGCGGCTACTATCACCACGATAGTATTCGTCCGAATCGCGACGTCGGTCACGTTCCCGATCCAAATCACTTGCGCGTGAACGCTCGCGGTCCAAATCGCGCGCACGGTTGCGCTCTCGTTCCCGATCACGCTCCCGTTCGCGTTCCCGGTCACGTTCGCGTTCTCTTTCACGCTCACGTTCCCGATCGCGGTCATAGCGGGAGCCGTCCCGGTCGCGATCACGACGAACGTAGGTCAACGGTGCCGCCGAAATGGTAGACGATGATCCCCAAGGATTTCTGGGATCACGACGGCTGGAACTGGAGCCGCTGCTAGCCGTTTCGTACTTCATCGAGTCACTCAGCGAGGGGTATTCGTCCTTGACCTGGAATGttagagaaaaaaaatgttgttatACAATGTGGAGAGGCAAGAACGTTACGTAATTTTGTGAGGCGTTTGAATTCAAGaaaatacagtgaaaacccgtttttattagccccttggtgaattttaggctgataaaacggggacattgacaaaatcgggacatatatttttctttctttttaatgaactgaagctcttaaaatattcttctttagacCCTAGAtatactgccgtgatccgcataatggtcccatttgctatgggtttcctatgcaggtgcctttcctgattattttgctcaaatttcccttaaggggtgaacagtgaaaagttaaaaaaataagatttttcTGCAAATTTCGGATCTCTTAGATAGGAAAAATatactcaagaaaggatttacacgAATTCAACTTgcttcgtctgctagagcccatcaaaatACCAAATATCGATTTTCtaatgaagctgataaaatcgagacaaaaagctgataaaatcggatcttcactgtagtaCATTCAGTGGTTTATCGGCCAATATAACATTTGAATCCCTTTTAAGAATTATAAGTGCTGCAATTTGGAACAATGTTGTCTTAGGATTGGCAGTCGAATTCTTCTTAATTTACGACAAATAAAATCGATGAAGCTGGGAAACTGCACTTTACAAAATGTACTATCAAAAACGTCGAATCATTACTGTACCAAAGATGTGAACAACTGCAGGATACAGTGAAGGACATTGCAATGTTGATTTGGTGAAAGACGATGCAAACAATTCAAGTTTTTATTCAATAACAAATACATTTTGTACAATGATTTTCGACTTTTAAGCGGTTCTTTGCTGATTTGTCGACTGTAAGAAATTTACTAAATCTGTACAACATTTGTTGTACTTGGAACTCAGAAGATCAACAATCCAATGCCCTCGAATATTGAAGAAAAGACTCCTCCGGGAAGccaatcaattttttaaaaagcttGCAAAGAAATACTTTTCAATTCTAAAGTAATAAGCCTTTCAtatttcaaaaccaaatcaaatcTCCGCCGCAAAAACTGGTGGGGCGTGCAAACCAATTCCAAACTGTTCTAAATTAAATCAGTCCAACAGTTGGCATATTAAATTCGAGCACACTCAAACCGTATAGCCGCATGGAGCGAACACTTTATACGGGTATCCATTCGCATAGTGGGTGATCCCGTTTGGCCAATTTTCCTGCTTGATATATTGGCTAAACGGATTGTACCACATGTTAGCTTGATTGTATTGTACATTATTCGTCATAGGCTCCTGTTTGACAAATTGTCCTATTCGAGCATATGAATTATACGGGCAACCACGGACAGCTGGACGGAAGTTATCATTGGACCATGTTTCCTGTTTGATAAACCGGCCGCGGCCAAACGACCAATTAGTAAATTGTCCTATTCGACCGAATGTCCAATTAGAAGAAACGTTCCATTCGGTGCACTGTCCAACACGGTTATACGCATTTCTGCCAAATGTCATCGCCTTCGGTGCCTTTAAATGTGACGAAAGGGGTTTGGTTTTGACAAATGAAAAACAATCCTGTAAAATTTCCTTCACTCACCTTAGCTCTTCGGTCGTACTCGGAGTAGGCGGACGACGCAGACGATCCCGGCTTCGGTAGACCTCGCGTGTGACTAAACACCTTCGACGATGTCCCATCAAACGAATCGTAATGGCCCTTTGGCAGCTTCTGCATCTTTGGATTTGTCAGATGAGTCACCTCCGATGTGGACACGAACGAACAGTTGTCGAACTGGGCGCTAATAAAGGAACTGGTGTCACCCAATGTTGACGAGCAGAGGGCCGTGTCCGCATTCAAGGGCAAGTGTCGTCCCGGTTTCATTTCAATGCTCAAATCCAAACAGCAACTGTCGGAAATGATATATGCCCAGCGGACGCATTTGGACAGAGGGCAATACTTGCCATTTCCATGATCCTCGTGAAATTCGCACGAAATGTCCTTCGTGTACTCGTAAACATCCTTCTGGATGATAGCCTGGGCAATGTGCACCGATGGAAAGGTTTTGATGTCCATTCCGAAGCTTTCGGTCGCTCGTTTCAGATGAAAGAACAATTCCGACATGGGACAAACAAGCAGCGTATTTTCATCCATGGATCCCTGATTCAGGATCCCCTTAAGTATATTTTCCACCATTCGTATTTCAGTGGTTTCCGTAAAAAGTGGAGGCATTTTTTCCTGCTGTGATAAAAAGCTGaaaagctttagaattatttcatcgttGTCCTTTTCACCCATCGCATCTGGCGGAATCGGCAACTGATGGTCGCTTTCAGAATGTATTTTGGCATCGTATGCCATGCCCAAGGGAAGCTTCCCCGGATCGATAAACATATGTAGTTTATCCATAACGCCATCCTTCAGGCTATAACGAACCAAACCCATTTCCGCGGGAATGTATGTTCCGCTTGATGTAACACAGAAATACGCGAACGAAATGAAGTAGAATTCCTGTTTTTCAAGGGCTGCAAACAAGATTCAGTTAGTCGTACCCGTACTGCACCTATTCCATATGGTCTCTTACCATTATTAGCGACGGCTGCGTCTAACATGCCACTGATGGTATTGCGaattatttccgatttttgcaGTCTGGACTTTTGTTCAGCTTCCACCATAGACAGCGGTACACCCTGAGATGTATATTTTTCGCCATTTTCCCGCAGCCATTCTTTATGCTCACGAGCCATTTTCTGATAGGGttccttttcttcattagtcattgcctaaaaaatcaatattttgtagctttttacaAACAAACATAACAAAAATCGGTAACTTACATTCCAGTGAGGTGATGCTTTCAATTGAACCTCGTGGGCTCCACCGCGGAAATTATAACCGGCCGCCTCTTGCTTCTTTTTGAATTCCATCATGAAGAAATAGTACGGCCCTTTCGGCTGGTGCTTTTTACCCTTGCGAGGCGCCATTGTTTAGCTGAAGGATGTACCGGCAGCGGAACTGGCCTCAACTTTCCTTTTCGATTAATTCCCCCGGTGCTAGAAACAAGCGAGCTACAAAAACAAAGATGTCCGCCGGAGAAAATCTTTTCTGTTCGGCCGAAcaatttgttggaaatttttccTTTTAACCAGTCTCTCGCCGACCTATCTTTATCACATTTACCACAAATACTGCTTTATCTTGATGAATACACCAGCTTTTACATAAAACAAGTACgtttttcaaatgaaaatatcacaataaaAATGTCACACCTttgttaatgaaaaatcaactcTACGATGGCACCGTCGTAATATTCATACGGCATTTGATACCAACACCATCGACGCCGCAAGGAGAGCGcaacagagatgccaggtacttttttcaaatgtctgcaataataggtctgttccagtaccaggagaaactggaagtactccggagaaaatcgttcctgtactctcttcttctcttttttcttcttctggtagcaaaccggagtaaaaaggagcaaagattttttgctcctgtttactccggagtgacttccgtgtactggaacaaacctaatagttttaaaagtctgggaagaacaaaaaatgtcaggaaagctagtgtaaccaaaagcctttatattcaaatatctgcaacaaaactaaaaaatctgcaaatatctgcaaccaaactagaaaatctgcaaatatctgcgtcatcgaaaaaatctgcagcttaaattaaaagtctgcgaatttgcagctttgtctgcaaatctggcatctctggagcGCAATCTTGAAGAAAGAGCTAGTCAGTAAAATGAATTTTCGAAGACATTCGCATGTACTACGTTACCGACGTTTCATGTTAATGAAAGCAATTTACCTGGCAACCATGCTACACacgtacactgaaaataatcgaaaccatattctggttgcagttgaaaactggaaaatccaaccagcgacaatcgtattttctctggttctaaACATTGGAATCACGTCGAAAGTAGTGCGCTGTTTTCGTACAACGATGCGCTATCaagcgcactacttccgacatcatggattagcactaaacaGGAGAAAAACGGATTGTCGCTGGATGGATTTTCCAACTtttaactgcaaccagaatatgcAATTAAACAACACTtactcgcgtgttttttgaaaagggccaataagcatgctgtcaaaattcactttgaggggaaattccggacaaaccattagagcatgttcaggagaatttcagttttagatttataattttgacagttctataatataaaactggaaaatttgaaactggaactttctgtccccagcagcagttttagaggatgttctattcagtttaaaattcatgtctcgccatgccttcagcgttactgcattcaaatttatttttcccctgTCTATCTGTTCGGAGTGTCACTGCTGagaactttgcatgtatttaaaacacaattctaaacgtgttttaaaatcagcaacaaatagaacggcgtcgtatgacagttttaaattttgaaacaaaactgttagaaataataaaacaaaacgctttgctggggatgtgaatgtttcagttccagttctactttgaaactcctatataaaataaaacgctcctgaacatgcccttagtcGCAGACTATAAATCTTAGCAgtagacgaaagagaaaacttttttcttctaTAAAAtgttagagcatgttcaggagtgtttcagttctagattcataattttgacagttctactatatgaaactgaaaattttaagactagaacttgctgtccccagcagcagttttaccggatgttctattcagtttaaaattcatgtctcgccattcattcagcgttactgcattcaaatatATTTCCCCCCAgcctatcgggtctaagtgtctgtgctgaaaactttgtatgtatttaaaacacagttctaaacgtgttttaaaatcagcaacaaatagaacggagtcgtataacagttttaaattttgaaacaaaaactgttcgaaattataaaacaaaacgctctgctggggatgtgaatgtttcagtttcagttctactttgaaactcctatacaaaataaaacgctcctgaacatgcccttaacATCCGTTCTCGGAGAGTTACGGTTTGGCCgcaattttctctcaaagtgaattttgacagcatgcttattggccgtttacaaatACAAATCACGCGTggtttttgtaaacggccaataagcatactgtcaaaattcactttgaaagaaaattccggacaactCGTAACTCGTcgagaatggatgttaacattttatgaaagagaaaagttttctctttcgtccgCTGTTGTGATTTATAGTCGGCGATTAATGGTTTGGCCAGAATTTCCTCCTAGGGgaagatcacttgtgatgcatttttaaaaatcagctaaattaaatgcatttctttccatcaaaatagaaattcgtaatgtattttgcattgcgtgcaatatattttgcgttgcgtgtaagacgtcaaaatcctacaacaaattagccctacattcaacaaaacatcgaacaaagtgaatcagcataggacgtttgtttaacaaacttttctgcgagggagtgcaaagttcgtgcaaaaatggaaattaaatgatttttttctaatttgatgcaaattcgttatacatttctagagtgatctgcctctagatttcctctcaaagtgaattttgacagtatgcttattggccctttttaaaaaacacgcgagaaatCTCGACAatcatatgattacggcttaaaagccaactgtcaaaattctctttgaaacgAAATTCCAGACAAATTTTTACTAGCTAAACACAGTTtacagcagttaatgaaagagaaaacttttctcttttgtttactaccaacatctgtgattggtgtGTATCGcttaattttagaatttagggGCACAACAAACAGCATAGCTTTCAACAATTTTAGTTTAGCTCTTGGCCTGCGTTGATGATTGTCTTTTTCGAGTACACTCTcgacagaaacatcaaactggAGCGCCATCAAGTGGTCAGAGCGGTCAAATCTGAAGGGACCGGAATCACTCATTCTAAAATTGTGAATGagcaacaattttttaaaattttattcgtACGATTTACGTTTTTATTATTTGTCTTTGGTATAGCTGATTGATTTGTAATAGATACCTTGAAAGCTATTCATGGTTAAACATGAAAAtatgacaattttgaa encodes:
- the LOC131685277 gene encoding protein maelstrom homolog isoform X1, with amino-acid sequence MAPRKGKKHQPKGPYYFFMMEFKKKQEAAGYNFRGGAHEVQLKASPHWNAMTNEEKEPYQKMAREHKEWLRENGEKYTSQGVPLSMVEAEQKSRLQKSEIIRNTISGMLDAAVANNALEKQEFYFISFAYFCVTSSGTYIPAEMGLVRYSLKDGVMDKLHMFIDPGKLPLGMAYDAKIHSESDHQLPIPPDAMGEKDNDEIILKLFSFLSQQEKMPPLFTETTEIRMVENILKGILNQGSMDENTLLVCPMSELFFHLKRATESFGMDIKTFPSVHIAQAIIQKDVYEYTKDISCEFHEDHGNGKYCPLSKCVRWAYIISDSCCLDLSIEMKPGRHLPLNADTALCSSTLGDTSSFISAQFDNCSFVSTSEVTHLTNPKMQKLPKGHYDSFDGTSSKVFSHTRGLPKPGSSASSAYSEYDRRAKVKDEYPSLSDSMKYETASSGSSSSRRDPRNPWGSSSTISAAPLTYVRRDRDRDGSRYDRDRERERERERERDRERERERDRERERNRARDLDRERSRASDLDRERDRRRDSDEYYRGDSSRSSADNSSRVKRERHSSSSDLEDSERSTSSRSIEPHRVVGGYGRGSLYAAPSSSRSPPGGTGRGFSSSDFPELGAVRSAGRGQLSK
- the LOC131685277 gene encoding protein maelstrom homolog isoform X2; protein product: MAPRKGKKHQPKGPYYFFMMEFKKKQEAAGYNFRGGAHEVQLKASPHWNAMTNEEKEPYQKMAREHKEWLRENGEKYTSQGVPLSMVEAEQKSRLQKSEIIRNTISGMLDAAVANNALEKQEFYFISFAYFCVTSSGTYIPAEMGLVRYSLKDGVMDKLHMFIDPGKLPLGMAYDAKIHSESDHQLPIPPDAMGEKDNDEIILKLFSFLSQQEKMPPLFTETTEIRMVENILKGILNQGSMDENTLLVCPMSELFFHLKRATESFGMDIKTFPSVHIAQAIIQKDVYEYTKDISCEFHEDHGNGKYCPLSKCVRWAYIISDSCCLDLSIEMKPGRHLPLNADTALCSSTLGDTSSFISAQFDNCSFVSTSEVTHLTNPKMQKLPKGHYDSFDGTSSKVFSHTRGLPKPGSSASSAYSEYDRRAKAPKAMTFGRNAYNRVGQCTEWNVSSNWTFGRIGQFTNWSFGRGRFIKQETWSNDNFRPAVRGCPYNSYARIGQFVKQEPMTNNVQYNQANMWYNPFSQYIKQENWPNGITHYANGYPYKVFAPCGYTV